GGTTGGACCGTTTTTTGAGAGATGGTGACGGTGACGTTGGTGCCGACGGGCAGGTTTTTCCGGGGACTGACGATCCAGCCCGTGTCATTGACGCCGTCGTGAAAGTCTCCGATGTAGTTGATGGGGGAGGTGCGGCTGGCAAAGATGGAGATGATTTCCCCGCTCAGGCTGGCCTGGTAGGCCCCTTCGTAAAAGAAGGAGTTGGTGTAGAGCCAGTCCTTGGGATCAATCCCCTTGTGGGTCTGCGAGTTGACGATGAGGTCGGAAAAGTCGCTTTTCTGTTCCTTGCCGTCCTGCGTGTAGGTCATGACGATCTGGACGTAGGCGTCCGCATAGTCGGCCGGTTTGGGTTCCGTGAAGGGGAGCCATTCAAAGTTTTCATCCCGAACGGGGAAGAATTTTTCAAAACGGCGGAATTTGAGCAGGGTCATCCCCAGGCTGATGTGAAGCGGGTCCGCCTCGGACACCAGCAGGGATTCGTGAAGCTTGCCGTTAGGCATGCAGCAGACGTATTCCAGAATGCCCTCTTTCATGTTGACCTGGGCATTGAAGCTGACGGTGCGCTCCTTGTGGTTGACGATGACGTTGCCTATCTTGATGCGGTGGTCGTCCAGCGGTTCGAATTTGGGTACCGTCTTGCCGTCCGGCAGGGGAACTTCCGGGGAGGTTTCCTCCTGTTCCTGCTGTGCCGGGGTTTCCTGGGCAACGGAGACGTCCTGGGCATGGGAGAAGCCCCAGGCGCAGGTGATGAGGGGTATAAGGAATTTGAGAGACATGCCGATTTTTTTTAGATTGGAGAAGGAACGGGTTCCGTTCAATGAAAAAGGCATCCGTGATGGATTTGTTACTTTTCTACCACGGATGCCGGAGAGTGTCGGACGGATGCGGAGGTTAGACCAGCTTCATCCGTGCCAGGTCCTGGAGGTCGATGATGCCGACGGGCGCCATGTCCTTGTTGAGTACCACCAGGTCGTCAATGTGGCGGTTGCTGACGGCTTTCACGGCTTCCGCCGCCAGGTCATCTTCCATCACGTAGATGGGGTTGCGGGTCATGAGGCCGCCGACGGGCTGCTGGCCGATGAGAGGGTTGGCGCCGTACGCCCTGACGAAGTCGCCGTGGGTGAAGATGCCGGCCAGTTTGCCGTCCGCCGTGAGCAGGATGCAAGCTCCCGTGTGGGCGGTGGTCATTGCTTTCAGGCAGTCGTTGACGGTGGCCGTTTCCGGCAGAATGGCCATTTCATCCCCCTGGCGCATGATGTCGCTCACCCTGGTAAGGAGGGCGCGGCCCAGGGAGCCGCCCGGGTGGCGTTTGGCAAAGTCTTTTGCGGTGAAGTGGCGCGCTTCCACCAGGGCCATGGCGAGGGCGTCCCCCATGACGAGCATGGCCGTGGTGCTGGACGTGGGGGCCAGGTTCAGCGGGCAGGCCTCGCGGGAAACTCCCGTGTCCAGGACGACGTCCGAGTATTTGGCCAGAGAAGAATGGATGTTCCCCGTCATGGAGATGACGGGAAGTTCAAAGCGCTTGATGAAGGGAAGGAGGGTCAGGAGTTCCGTGGTTTCCCCGGAGAAGGACATGGCGATGCAGACGTCTCCGTCCTGGACGATGCCCAGGTCCCCGTGCAGGGCGTTCAGGGAGTCCAGCATGACGGTGGGCGTGCCCGTGGAGTTCAGGGTGGCTACGATTTTGGCCCCGACGTTGCCGGATTTTCCGACGCCGGCGATGACGATCTTGTTGCCGCGGTCCAGGGCCCGGGACATGAGGTCCACGGCCTTGTTGAAGTTTTCATCCAGCCGGGACAGGACGCCACGCAGTTCTTCAATCTCCATTTCAAAAACGGATCTGGCGCGTGTTAAATGGTTCATATCTGGCGGGAATGATGCCAGAGGCCCCTTCTTCCGTCAATTTTTCATTGCGGCTCCTCCTCCCCCTCCGTTCCTGCATTTGCAGGTGGGGCTGGGATGCAGGGGAATGACCGTGAAGCGCATGCGCAGGGTGTCCGCGGAGAGCAGCCCTCCCCTGAGCGGAGAGGGGATGCCGGCAAGGGCTTTCAGGGCTTCCAGCGCCTGGATGCACCCGATGATTCCCGCATGCGCGCCCAGGATGCCCGCCGCGGAGGCGGTGTCTTCCTCCTGCATGGGCGTTTCCTCCGGAAAGAGGCAGCGGTAGCAAGCCGTGCCTTCGTGGGGGGCGAACACGGTCGCCTGGCCGATGAAGCCTTTCACGGCGCCGTGCACCAGCGGGATGCGGAGGGCGGCACAGGCGTCCGCCAGGGCAAAGCGTGCCGCGTAGTTATCTGAAGCGTCCACGGCCAGGTCGCATTTTTCCAGCAGGGCCAGGGCATTGTCCGGCGTGAGGCGTTCCGTGGCCGTGGTGATTTCCACGGCGGGGTTCAGGGCTTTCAGGCGGCAGGACGCGCTGTCCGTCTTGGCGGTTCCGGCGGAGTCCGTGGCGTGCAGGATCTGGCGCTGGAGATTGGAGAGGGTGACCGCGTCCGGATCAATGAGGGTGAGCCTGCCCACTCCGGCGGCGGCAAGATAAAGGGCCGCGGGGGAACCAAGCCCCCCGAGGCCCACCAGGGCGATGTGCGCCCGTTTGAGTTTTTGCTGCCCTTCCTCGCCCAGTTCCGGCAGGGAAAGATGCCTTGCGTAGCGTTCCGTTTCTTCCTGGGTGAGGGGCATGAATGATTAAAGTGATTCGCGGAGACGGCCGGAGCGGCCGCTGAAGGCGTACAGGAGCAGCGTCCATCCGGAGAAGATGAGTTCCACTGCAACCAGCGTGCCGATGAACCAGGCGGAGGATTCCGGCCAGCCGAAGATGACCATGAGGCCAAGAATCAGCGTAATGATTACATTGAACAGGCGCCATCCGCTGGCGGGAAGGGAGCGGGTCTGGAGCCATAAGGCGCCCTGGAAGACGGCCGCGATGACCAGGCCCCATCCGATGATGAGCGTGGTGATGGCCAGGGAGATGTTCGGGTCACGGAACAGGAACCAGCCGACGATGGCGTACAGGATGGCCATCACCAGGTTCCACCCTCTGGAGGCCGGAACGGTAAATACCTGCACCAGCCGGATGACGGCCAGTACCATCAGCATGATGCCGATGACCCAGATGAAGCTGGCTCCTACGAGCCAAGGGGACGCCAGAGCAATAAATCCAAGAAATAGCTCAATGACGCCAAGGATGCCCATCCACCATGAACCGCCGGACACCGAGGTGCTGTTGACTTGAGGTTGAGTTGTCATATGGCGGTATGACCGGGCCCGCGCAGGAAACGTTGAAGAATGACGATTTTATTTAGCGGCGCCCGGTACGGCGGGTGCGCTTTTAGGGGCCATGGTCTTTAATAATTCCGGGGTGACGTTGATCAGCGAAGGCCCGTTTCTTGGGAGTTCCTTGGGCGGAACGAAGTAGGAGAAGGCGCGTGCGGGGAGGTGGCCCGGAATTTCCGGCATGATGTACACTTCCACTAGGACGGCCCCTTTTTCGCCGCTGGGGCTGTCTGCAAAGTTCAGCGTGATGGAGTTGCCTCCGTCCCTGAGGCCGCCGGAGATGACTTCCGCCTGCCTGGTGTTGTCGAATTCATGATGGGAGATGTTGTTGATATTGGCTTTTACGGTGCGGCCGGGGCAGTCCACCAGGATTTTGGCGATGTATTTGGCCGGAGGGCAGAGAGGAGGCACGGGCGGGATTTTTCCAAGAGGCTGGAATCCGTCCTGCTCCATCAGCACGGTGGCGTCTCCGCGTTTCAGGCGGTCCCTGACGGCGGGGAGGCGGGAGAGGTTGAAGAAGCGGGCCTGGTCGTATTTCCATTTGCCGCGTTCATTGGTGAACAGCAGGACCAGAGCATTGGCGTCTGTGGGCTCCTCGCCCAGTCCCAGGTCCACTTTTCCGTAATAGGTGGCCGCCGCCGTAGGGCCGTCCACCACGGAACCCACGTACATGAGCGGAGACAGGGCCGGAGGCGCCATGGGCTGCCTGAACAGGGAGGCGGGGAAAGGGCGCTTTTCGGAAACGGCCAGATTGCGGACTTTTACCTGGCGGTAGGCGGAGGTGGTGGCCCTCCATCCGTCATAGTTGCCGCGGAGCATGTGCAGGCGCCAGGTGTTGTAGGCCACGTCCAGATCGTCCCTCAATTGGGAGTCTCCGGGGCGCGGCGCTGCGAGAGCGGAATTCATGAAGGCTGCGGCGCAACAGGCAAGGGCAAGAAAGGAGCGGAAGGTCATTACACGATTATTTAGACATCAAACTTGCGCGGAGTGCAACACAATTGCATCATGAAGCCGTTCTCATGGAATTGTTCACGGAAGCCGATCATCTGGCGGAAGCCCGCTACAGGAAACTGTTGCGGGAGCAGCCCGGCTTTGCATGGAGGCGCTTTTCCGACGGAGAGGAACTGATGGCCTACGTGTTTTTTCCTCCGGGCCATGAGGCGTCTTCTTCCGTTCCCTCCGTCCTGTTTTTTCATGGCGGCATGTGGGTGGGCAAGAGCCTGGGGGATTTTGTGCCGTGGGCTCTTCATCTGGCGCAGCAGGGCATTGCGGGCATTATTCCGATGTTTCGCACACGCGGCGCATATGAAGTGGAGCCGCTGGATATTCTGGAAGAAGCGCGCGAGGCCTGGGCCTGGGTGTATGAGAATGCCTCCCTGCTGGGGCTGGACCCGGCCCGCATTACCGTAGCGGGCAGCGACGCCGGTGGGCTGATGGCCCTGCATGCGGCGCTGCCGGACCAGCCCGCCCGCTGGTCCCTTTTCCGTAAAAAAGCTCCTTTGCCACCCGGACCTGCGGCGGTGGCCCTGTTCCGCGGCGTATGCGACCTTTCCGCGGATTCCGTGTTCAAGCTGACGGACACGATGACTCCGGAACAAAGGGATTCCCTGAATCCGCTGAAGCGTCTGCAAAAGGGGCTTCCCCCCTTGTTCGCCAGTCATGGGGGACGGGACAGGTTGCTGCCGTGGCGGACTAGCGAACGCCTGGCGGAATTGTGGATGAAGAAGAGGAATAAGGCCAGGTTCGAGCTGCTGGATGTGGCCGACCACACGTTTTACCATTTTAATGTGAATGCCGCGTATTTTGAGCAGCTTCTCAACAGTTGGAGCTCTTTCATGGTGGAGCAGGGCCTGTGGGAGTATAACGAGGGGATGGATGCGGGCCTGCTGGGCTGAGGTGCCCGGCGTGTGGAAGGACCGTTTGTGCGGGTACGGAGGGCTTTATTTCCTTCCGCCCAGCATGTTTTCCCTGATTTCCTGCATGTCGCGGCGGAATTCGGCCTGCGTCCGGGGCGTGGGAGGTTTGACATCCCATTCCGCCAGTTTTTTACGTACGTGGAGGAGCAGTTCCTGTTCGTCCACGCCGTATTTTTTACACAGGGGGGACAGGGCCAGTTCGCTACCCGTGAAGCGGCCTTTCAGAAAGAATGGCAGGTCATGCCGCCATGCGCGGCGGAAGTCTTCTGGGCATTGTTCCGTATTGATGGGGGAAAAGAGCTCCCGGACCTGGCTTTCCCTGATGCCTCCGGCGTTCATGCAGATGGAGGTTTCCACGTAGGCGAGCGTGAATTCCAACATGACCCGTTCAATGGATCGGGCGGCTTTTTCCAACTGGGCCGGCGTGAGGCCCATGACCTGGGCCCGCAGAGCCGCCAGCGCCTTCAGGATGTCTTTGGGATTTCCGCAGGTGCGGGGGTCCATGCGGGGGATTTTTTCCTCTTCGTCGTAAAGCGGGATGGGGGGACGGACGCCGGGATTTATTCTAAAAAGGCTCCCCTGGAGCCGTTCCCGCAGGTCTTTTAGGCTGATGCCGTATTTGCGCAGAACCGGGGCGGCGTAGTTGCGGCCCGGTTTGGCCGCCTGCTTGAGCCAAGCCTCCTGGAAGTCCGCAGGGCAGTCTTGCAAGCCCGCGGCCAGCATGGCCTTACGGAAGTCTTCCGCCTTGGGCGTCTTGTTGACATAGGCGTGAGTCCATTCCAGTTCCAGCATCCAGATGGCGGTCAGGCTCAGGAATTGTTCAATGGCTTTTTTCGGTTCCTGGGCATTTGGCGCCGCCGCGGGCTGCGCCGCCGTGTTTCCGGATGCCGCAGGGGGCAGCGAGCACGTCAGCAGGACCACGGAAACCAGCGTGATACGGAGAATGCACATGGGTTTATCATGACAGGCCCGTTTTCCGGTGGCGAGCAAATTCATTCCGCCGTTACCGTGACGTCCAAGGGCCGGGAGGAGACGGGGAATTGAAGTTCATAGAATCCGTTCCCCAGATTTTTAACGGGCGTGCCGCCTGCCTTGACCGGGCCTTTTCCATGCCAGATGACGACCGGTCCCGATTCCCTGATGCGGAAGCGAAGAGAGGTTTCCGCATATTCCGGGCTGCCTTCGACGGCACAGGGGGAGAGGAATTTGTCCCCTCTGCCGATGACGGCCCAGCCGCCGACAATGGGAGCCAGGATGAACAGGCGGTCCTGGAAGCCCGTGATCTCCACGTCCAGCTCCGGCCGGGATGCCGTGAGGGCGCGTCCCCCTTCCGCCGAATAGGCGGCGATGCCTTCCACGGGTGTCCCGTAGTAGTTTAGCGCCTGCTTTCCTTTCAGCAGGGCGGCGGCGTAACGGTAGTCGTTCAGGGAGATTTTTCCGCGAACGGCCGTTTCCGGGGAGGGGTGTTTCAGATTGTACAGGACCACTGCGGCGCTTTGGCCGGGCAACGGGGCGATAACCCGGTAAAGGCGGTTTTCATTCAGGGCGTCCAGAAAGACGGAGTCCGGCAGGGGCACGGCGGGAGCCAGGGGACGGAGCAGCAGTCCGTCCGACCAGACGAGGGGCATGATATGTTCCGGGTTGAGTTTGTCCGCCGGGTCCGAGAGATAGACGGGGCCGCCGGATACGGCTTTGGAGATGGCCATCAGGCGGGCGCTGGAGGGGTCCGTGGAGTGGAACATGTCGTGGTCCGGCCATGCGGTCTGCCCCAGCCACAGCGTGTTGGCGTAGGACTGGAGAAGGTGGGATTTGCCCATGGCCTCGTCTCCCATTTTGTAGTCGATGCTGCACCGGGTGACGGCGCTGTGCCGCGTGTTCTGAATGTTGACGGTTCCCTGGGCCATGCAGTTGATCAGCTCCAGGCCTGTCTGGCGGCATGCCTTTTCCAGCGCCTCGGAGCATTTGGTGTTGTGGTGGACCGGATTATCCAGGCCGTCCGCCTGTTTCAGATATTCCGCCTGGACGTCGATTTTCACGAAGTCGAACCCGGCGTCCCTGACTGACTGGAGGAAGGGCTTGTAAAACGCCCCGGCTCCGCCGGGACCGTCGCCGGGCAGGATGTTGCCCTTGGGGGTGGAGACCAGCCCGCGCGCGACTTGGGGGCCGAGGCGGTGTTCGGGGTGGATGCCCTTCCAAAGGCCGTAATAGCAGTGCCACAGGCCCATCCATTTCAGTTTGGCGCTTTTGTGCTTCATGAGGGGCTTCCAGCCCTCCGGGAATTTGTCCTGCCTGGGCTGGAAGCTGATCAGTTTGAGCCCTTCCTGGACCTGGAAGCCGTCGTCCACCAGCAGCCACCGGACGGGCACGGGGGATTCTTCCAGATGGCGCGCCGTTTTTTCAAGAAGGGCGGAGGTGATGTTTTTCTTGTATTGTTCCCAACTGCACCAGCCAAGATATTTGAAGGGTTCCGGATAGGCCTTTTTTTCACGGGGAAGGGTTCTGCCTTTCACGAAGGGGAGGGACAGGGCTTTTTCCCACACGGCGGAGCAGGTGCTGTAAATATTGTCGTCCACGGCTATCACGGCAAGGACGGACTGGGGCTTGGCAAGGTTCTTCCCCAGGGTGCCGTATTCCACCATGAAGTTTCCCTTTCCGTCAATGTTCAGCCAGGCCAGGGAATCCGGTTCGGCGACGGGGAGAACGGCCATGTACCGGCCGTTCTTGAGATGGAACAAGGCAAACATGGCGTGCACGCCCGGCTTCGCGACGGTGGGATTCGGCTTGCTGTTCACCAGTTTTCCGGGGTCCGTTTTGCCAAACCAGGGCAGCACGCGGTTGCCGTCGCCGGGCCATCGGCCCCGGTCCGCCGCAAACCAGCAGAAGGATTGGTAGGGCGGTACGGAAAGGGGGAGTGCGGTTTTTCCCGGTACGGGACGCAGCAGGGAGGTTTGCGGCTGGGCAACGGCCGTCCAGGCAGTGAGTGCCATCAGCAATGGCATGATCAGGCGTGCGGTTGTCATCATGTTCAGTAGGCTACAGTCTGATAAAAATACTGCGTTTGTAAAAGAAAAAAAGAATCAGCCATTGCAGCAGGAGCAGGGTGACGGCCAGAAAAACGGGCTGGAAGGGCGGAAACAGGTCTGCCGCCCCGCTGAAGATGCGCTGATTGAGGGAGTGGATGTTGAGAAGCTGGTAAATCAGGTAGGCCGCCAGCGCGTTCAGGCCGATGATACGGAGGGGGAACGTCCATAGGCGGAACTTCCAGACGTCTATGAGCAGATGGAACAATGCCAGCAACATCAGGGAGACGCCTGCCGCGGCCAGCACGAATGTGCCGGTCCACATTTTCTTGATGATGGGGTAGATGCCGTCCAGCCCCCACGCCGTTCCGAACAGGCATGCTCCCGCGGCCAGCATCAGCAGGACGCGGCGGACTGGCGGCACGCGCCCGTCCTGCAGGAAGCTTCCGGCCAGCCAGCCTCCCAGGCACAGGGCGGCTGCGGAGATAATGCAGAGGGGGCCTTCCGGATCAAATGTCCCGCCGTGCAGGCTCCCCGGGAGCATGTGCGCGTCCAGCCATGAATTGACGGAGCCGGAAGGAGTGAAGTCCCCTCCGGAGAATTGGAGCAGGGCGACCAGGGCCAGAATGCCGCCTGCCGCGGCGGTTATGGCTTTCCGGCGCCTGAGCAGGAGCACGCAAGTGCCCCCCATGGCGCAGGAAAGGCCGATGAGCCCCAGCACGGACGCATACCTCATGTCTTCCGTCCAGGTAAGGGGGCCGTTGACAAGCATTCCCAGGAGGACCAGGAGAGATGCCCTCTTCCAGATTTTGAGCAGGCCCGGCCCCGGTCCGGTTTTTTCATCCGCATGCCGTGACAGTGAGAAAGACATGGAAACGCCCGCAATGAAGACGAAGACGGGGAAGACGAGGTCATACAGACGCAGTCCCTGCCAGCCGGCATGAGTCATCTGGATGGCGGCGGTGTTGAGCGGTCCGTTTCCCGGCGCCCTGGAAGCCAGCAGCAGGATAAGCGCGTCCAGTCCCAGGATG
This genomic stretch from Akkermansia biwaensis harbors:
- a CDS encoding YdjY domain-containing protein, translated to MSLKFLIPLITCAWGFSHAQDVSVAQETPAQQEQEETSPEVPLPDGKTVPKFEPLDDHRIKIGNVIVNHKERTVSFNAQVNMKEGILEYVCCMPNGKLHESLLVSEADPLHISLGMTLLKFRRFEKFFPVRDENFEWLPFTEPKPADYADAYVQIVMTYTQDGKEQKSDFSDLIVNSQTHKGIDPKDWLYTNSFFYEGAYQASLSGEIISIFASRTSPINYIGDFHDGVNDTGWIVSPRKNLPVGTNVTVTISQKTVQPKQ
- a CDS encoding KpsF/GutQ family sugar-phosphate isomerase; amino-acid sequence: MNHLTRARSVFEMEIEELRGVLSRLDENFNKAVDLMSRALDRGNKIVIAGVGKSGNVGAKIVATLNSTGTPTVMLDSLNALHGDLGIVQDGDVCIAMSFSGETTELLTLLPFIKRFELPVISMTGNIHSSLAKYSDVVLDTGVSREACPLNLAPTSSTTAMLVMGDALAMALVEARHFTAKDFAKRHPGGSLGRALLTRVSDIMRQGDEMAILPETATVNDCLKAMTTAHTGACILLTADGKLAGIFTHGDFVRAYGANPLIGQQPVGGLMTRNPIYVMEDDLAAEAVKAVSNRHIDDLVVLNKDMAPVGIIDLQDLARMKLV
- a CDS encoding HesA/MoeB/ThiF family protein codes for the protein MPLTQEETERYARHLSLPELGEEGQQKLKRAHIALVGLGGLGSPAALYLAAAGVGRLTLIDPDAVTLSNLQRQILHATDSAGTAKTDSASCRLKALNPAVEITTATERLTPDNALALLEKCDLAVDASDNYAARFALADACAALRIPLVHGAVKGFIGQATVFAPHEGTACYRCLFPEETPMQEEDTASAAGILGAHAGIIGCIQALEALKALAGIPSPLRGGLLSADTLRMRFTVIPLHPSPTCKCRNGGGGGAAMKN
- a CDS encoding HdeD family acid-resistance protein gives rise to the protein MTTQPQVNSTSVSGGSWWMGILGVIELFLGFIALASPWLVGASFIWVIGIMLMVLAVIRLVQVFTVPASRGWNLVMAILYAIVGWFLFRDPNISLAITTLIIGWGLVIAAVFQGALWLQTRSLPASGWRLFNVIITLILGLMVIFGWPESSAWFIGTLVAVELIFSGWTLLLYAFSGRSGRLRESL
- a CDS encoding alpha/beta hydrolase is translated as MELFTEADHLAEARYRKLLREQPGFAWRRFSDGEELMAYVFFPPGHEASSSVPSVLFFHGGMWVGKSLGDFVPWALHLAQQGIAGIIPMFRTRGAYEVEPLDILEEAREAWAWVYENASLLGLDPARITVAGSDAGGLMALHAALPDQPARWSLFRKKAPLPPGPAAVALFRGVCDLSADSVFKLTDTMTPEQRDSLNPLKRLQKGLPPLFASHGGRDRLLPWRTSERLAELWMKKRNKARFELLDVADHTFYHFNVNAAYFEQLLNSWSSFMVEQGLWEYNEGMDAGLLG
- a CDS encoding Sip1-related alpha-galactosidase; translation: MMTTARLIMPLLMALTAWTAVAQPQTSLLRPVPGKTALPLSVPPYQSFCWFAADRGRWPGDGNRVLPWFGKTDPGKLVNSKPNPTVAKPGVHAMFALFHLKNGRYMAVLPVAEPDSLAWLNIDGKGNFMVEYGTLGKNLAKPQSVLAVIAVDDNIYSTCSAVWEKALSLPFVKGRTLPREKKAYPEPFKYLGWCSWEQYKKNITSALLEKTARHLEESPVPVRWLLVDDGFQVQEGLKLISFQPRQDKFPEGWKPLMKHKSAKLKWMGLWHCYYGLWKGIHPEHRLGPQVARGLVSTPKGNILPGDGPGGAGAFYKPFLQSVRDAGFDFVKIDVQAEYLKQADGLDNPVHHNTKCSEALEKACRQTGLELINCMAQGTVNIQNTRHSAVTRCSIDYKMGDEAMGKSHLLQSYANTLWLGQTAWPDHDMFHSTDPSSARLMAISKAVSGGPVYLSDPADKLNPEHIMPLVWSDGLLLRPLAPAVPLPDSVFLDALNENRLYRVIAPLPGQSAAVVLYNLKHPSPETAVRGKISLNDYRYAAALLKGKQALNYYGTPVEGIAAYSAEGGRALTASRPELDVEITGFQDRLFILAPIVGGWAVIGRGDKFLSPCAVEGSPEYAETSLRFRIRESGPVVIWHGKGPVKAGGTPVKNLGNGFYELQFPVSSRPLDVTVTAE
- a CDS encoding acyltransferase family protein; the protein is MNHLSSTSERLPRLASLDALRGLDMLVILGLDALILLLASRAPGNGPLNTAAIQMTHAGWQGLRLYDLVFPVFVFIAGVSMSFSLSRHADEKTGPGPGLLKIWKRASLLVLLGMLVNGPLTWTEDMRYASVLGLIGLSCAMGGTCVLLLRRRKAITAAAGGILALVALLQFSGGDFTPSGSVNSWLDAHMLPGSLHGGTFDPEGPLCIISAAALCLGGWLAGSFLQDGRVPPVRRVLLMLAAGACLFGTAWGLDGIYPIIKKMWTGTFVLAAAGVSLMLLALFHLLIDVWKFRLWTFPLRIIGLNALAAYLIYQLLNIHSLNQRIFSGAADLFPPFQPVFLAVTLLLLQWLILFFFYKRSIFIRL